A window from Drosophila gunungcola strain Sukarami chromosome 2R unlocalized genomic scaffold, Dgunungcola_SK_2 000017F, whole genome shotgun sequence encodes these proteins:
- the LOC128256398 gene encoding uncharacterized protein LOC128256398 — protein MVKSNPLNILRSIYNSEFQWMLVKSYGLFFLGVRLAKEFVGVELMPALGPA, from the exons ATGGTGAAATCGAACCCCCTGAATATTTTGCGGAGCATCTACAACAGCGAGTTCCAATG GATGCTGGTCAAGAGCTACGGCCTGTTTTTCCTGGGAGTGCGTCTGGCCAAGGAGTTTGTGGGCGTGGAACTGATGCCGGCGCTGGGACCAGCCTAG
- the LOC128256395 gene encoding hydroxysteroid dehydrogenase-like protein 2 — protein MKNTGKLKGKTVFITGASRGIGKAIALKAARDGANIVIAAKTSEAHSKLPGTIYTAAEEIERAGGRALPCIVDVRDERQVQKAVEAAVAKFGGIDIVVNNASAISITGTLGTEMKRYDLMQTVNARGTFLVSKTCLPYLLLSENPHILNLAPPLNLSPKWFANHTAYTIAKYGMSMCVLGMAEEFRSQGVAVNALWPRTTIHTAAVEMLSGPEGALYSRKPEIMADAAYAIFCRDSREYTGNFFLDDEVLLDVGVKDLAKYACYPENIHQLATDIFLDEADLSAKL, from the exons atGAAGAACACTGG AAAACTGAAGGGAAAAACTGTGTTCATCACCGGCGCCTCCCGTGGAATCGGCAAGGCCATCGCCCTGAAGGCTGCCCGCGATGGTGCCAATATAGTCATCGCAGCCAAGACATCCGAGGCGCATTCCAAGCTGCCCGGAACTATATACACGGCCGCGGAGGAGA TTGAGCGGGCTGGGGGTCGGGCGCTTCCCTGCATCGTTGACGTGCGCGACGAGCGGCAGGTGCAGAAGGCCGTGGAAGCAGCGGTGGCCAAGTTTGGGGGCATCGACATCGTGGTTAACAACGCCAGCGCCATATCCATTACAGGCACCCTTGGCACTGAAATGAAGCGCTACGATCTTATGCAGACAGTCAACGCTAGGGGAACATTCCTAGT TTCAAAGACTTGCTTGCCTTATCTGCTGCTCAGCGAAAACCCTCATATTTTAAACCTTGCCCCTCCACTGAACTTGAGTCCCAAATGGTTCGCCAACCACACCGCCTACACCATAGCAAAATACGGCATGTCCATGTGTGTACTGGGCATGGCGGAGGAATTTCGTTCCCAGGGCGTGGCTGTAAACGCGCTCTGGCCCCGCACCACGATTCACACGGCGGCCGTCGAAATGCTCAGCGGACCCGAGGGCGCTTTGTACTCTCGGAAGCCCGAGATAATGGCCGACGCGGCCTACGCAATATTTTGCCGTGACTCCAGGGAATACACTGGTAACTTCTTTCTGGACGACGAGGTCCTGCTGGACGTAGGCGTGAAAGATCTTGCCAAGTATGCATGCTACCCGGAAAATATACACCAATTGGCTACGGATATTTTCCTTGATGAAGCTGATCTTTCAGCCAAACTGTAA
- the LOC128256390 gene encoding glutamate-rich WD repeat-containing protein 1, protein MDDDDENFSMEVVEPEDAESDMNSDSASDAEDDSAKPKEVYLPGNVLADDEELVCDESAYVMLHQASTGAPCLSFDVIPDELGTGRQEFPMTAYIVAGTQASRTHVNNLIVMKMSNLCKTQEDDEDEELEDDQDDVADREELKKPQMTCALIKHQGCVNRVRARRLGNTVFAASWSELGRVNIWNLSQPLQAVEDSKLLKQYEQHNETRPVFSFGGHQQEGFAVDWSPSAEGVLATGDCRRDIHVWSPLEDGTWKVDQRPLAGHSHSVEDLQWSPNERSVLASCSVDKTIRIWDCRASPQKACMLTCQDAHESDVNVISWNHSEPFIASGGDDGFLHIWDLRQFQSQKPIATFKHHTDHITTVEWSPCEATVLASGGDDDQIALWDLAVEKDTDQAQAQAQNEDELNKLPPQLLFIHQGQKEIKELHWHAQLPGVLLSTAHSGFNIFRTISV, encoded by the coding sequence ATGGATGACGATGACGAAAACTTCAGTATGGAGGTTGTGGAGCCCGAGGACGCGGAGAGCGACATGAATTCGGACAGTGCTAGTGATGCGGAGGACGACAGCGCCAAGCCCAAAGAAGTCTATCTGCCCGGAAACGTGTTGGCCGACGATGAGGAGCTGGTCTGCGACGAGAGTGCCTACGTAATGTTGCACCAGGCTTCCACGGGGGCTCCCTGTCTGAGCTTCGACGTCATTCCCGACGAGCTTGGGACAGGGCGGCAGGAGTTCCCGATGACCGCTTACATAGTGGCCGGCACGCAAGCCTCCCGCACCCACGTTAACAATCTCATTGTGATGAAGATGAGCAATTTGTGCAAGACGCAGGAAGATGACGAAGACGAGGAATTAGAGGACGACCAGGACGACGTCGCAGACCGTGAGGAGCTAAAGAAGCCGCAGATGACTTGCGCCCTGATCAAGCACCAGGGTTGTGTTAACCGTGTGCGTGCCCGCCGTTTGGGTAACACGGTGTTCGCCGCCTCCTGGAGCGAGCTTGGCCGCGTCAATATCTGGAACCTGAGCCAACCCCTGCAAGCTGTGGAGGATTCAAAACTGCTCAAGCAGTACGAACAGCACAACGAGACCCGTCCTGTATTCTCCTTCGGCGGGCACCAGCAGGAGGGCTTTGCCGTAGACTGGAGTCCTAGCGCGGAGGGCGTGCTTGCCACGGGCGACTGTCGGCGGGACATACACGTGTGGAGTCCCCTAGAGGACGGCACCTGGAAGGTGGACCAACGCCCGTTGGCGGGCCACTCTCATTCGGTTGAGGATTTGCAATGGAGTCCGAACGAGCGCAGCGTGCTCGCATCCTGCTCGGTGGACAAAACCATTCGCATTTGGGACTGCAGAGCGTCGCCGCAGAAGGCCTGCATGCTGACCTGCCAGGACGCCCACGAGAGCGATGTCAATGTGATTTCGTGGAATCACTCTGAGCCTTTTATCGCTAGTGGTGGAGACGACGGCTTCCTGCACATCTGGGACCTACGTCAGTTTCAGAGCCAGAAGCCAATTGCCACGTTTAAGCACCACACAGACCACATAACCACAGTGGAATGGAGTCCCTGTGAGGCCACTGTCCTGGCCTCGGGTGGCGACGACGACCAGATTGCCTTGTGGGATTTGGCTGTGGAGAAAGACACCGACCAGGCTCAGGCCCAGGCCCAGAATGAAGATGAGCTTAACAAGTTGCCACCCCAGCTGCTTTTTATTCATCAGGGCCAGAAGGAAATAAAGGAGCTACACTGGCATGCTCAGCTCCCGGGCGTACTGCTATCCACAGCCCACAGTGGCTTTAACATTTTCCGCACCATCAGCGTATGA
- the LOC128256384 gene encoding mitochondrial intermediate peptidase yields the protein MLQLSRTLLRSRYWHRGRWVSTWTPLATAFNSPPARRLNFTRDDVGLFCMPELRGFEGFYLLRDNAESRTQELISEAISDQRRRKMVDIFDELSDTLCKVADLAEFVRIAHPQSKYTQAAEQACISICGVVESLNTHKPIYQALSHVVQHGDKLPTSEVDRHVARLFLFDFEQCGIHLPEEERLRVVRLNDYILQLGQKFMSGAVQPSVLPRHHVPEAIRNYFPTSGDNVIITGLCTNAANVQVREAAYRLYLQPSDSQENLLRDLLLCRHELARSCGFETYAHRALNGSTMERPEIVHEFIDELSEKLRPRAEADFAKMTQMKRRECGRADAMVEVWDTPYFTTQMRRQSLEEQTNEFLPYFSLGGCMEGLDNLLRALYGVRLENTEMEPGESWHNDIYKLAVVHEREGLLGYIYCDFFERTGKPNQDCHFTIKGGKRLPDGTYQLPVVVVMLGLAQPRWSGPTLLSPARVDNLFHEMGHAMHSMLARTEHQHVTGTRCSTDFAEVPSVLMEYFASDPRVLRTFARHFQTHEPISEDMLRRLCASKHLFAASETQLQVFYSALDQEYHGAGAQKDGSSTETLRSVQSRFYGLPYVENTAWQLRFSHLVGYGAKYYAYLVSKTIASWIWQTYFEANPFNRQAGEKYRSEILAHGGAVPSRKLVANFLQREMTPSVLADSLIAEIDADELKIKDLISRS from the exons ATGCTGCAACTTAGTCGTACCCTGCTGCGCTCGCGATATTGGCATCGCGGCCGCTGGGTCTCTACCTGGACTCCGCTGGCCACAGCCTTTAATTCTCCTCCGGCCAGGCGGCTCAATTTTACCCGCGACGATGTG GGTCTCTTTTGTATGCCGGAACTGCGGGGCTTCGAGGGTTTCTACTTGTTACGCGACAACGCGGAAAGCCGGACGCAGGAGCTCATATCGGAGGCCATATCCGATCAGCGGCGGCGGAAGATGGTTGACATTTTCGACGAGCTCTCCGACACCTTGTGCAAGGTAGCGGACCTAGCCGAGTTCGTTAGGATCGCCCATCCTCAGAGCAAGTACACCCAGGCGGCAGAGCAGGCCTGTATCAGCATTTGCGGCGTTGTGGAGAGCCTTAATACGCATAAGCCCATTTACCAGGCCCTGAGCCATGTGGTTCAGCACGGGGACAAGCTGCCAACAAGTGAGGTGGATAGGCATGTAGCccgattgtttctatttgACTTTGAACAATGCGGCATCCATTTGCCTGAGGAGGAGCGCCTACGGGTTGTTCGTCTCAACGACTACATTCttcagctgggccagaagttCATGAGTGGAGCCGTGCAGCCCAGCGTTCTCCCGCGCCATCACGTCCCTGAGGCTATTCGTAACTA CTTTCCGACCTCCGGCGACAATGTAATTATCACGGGACTGTGCACAAACGCAGCGAACGTGCAGGTTCGGGAGGCCGCCTATCGGCTATACCTGCAACCTTCCGACAGCCAGGAGAATCTGCTGCGAGACCTGCTGCTCTGCCGGCATGAGCTGGCCCGCAGCTGTGGATTCGAGACGTACGCCCATCGGGCCCTTAATGGCAGCACCATGGAGAGACCCGAAATTGTCCACGAGTTTATCGACGAGCTGTCGGAGAAATTGCGACCGCGCGCTGAGGCCGACTTTGCCAAAATGACTCAAATGAAACGCCGAGAGTGCGGTCGGGCGGACGCCATGGTTGAGGTTTGGGATACACCCTATTTCACCACCCAGATGAGGAGGCAATCCCTCGAGGAACAGACCAACGAGTTTCTTCCATACTTCTCGCTGGGTGGCTGCATGGAAGGATTGGATAACCTGCTACGTGCTCTCTATGGCGTCCGGTTGGAGAACACCGAGATGGAGCCAGGCGAATCGTGGCACAACGACATCTACAAGCTGGCTGTAGTGCACGAAAGAGAAGGCCTTCTGGGCTACATCTACTGCGACTTTTTTGAACGCACTGGCAAGCCCAACCAAGACTGCCATTTCACCATCAAGGGAGGCAAGCGTCTGCCGGACGGCACCTACCAACTCCCCGTGGTAGTGGTCATGCTGGGTCTGGCGCAGCCGCGCTGGAGCGGACCGACCCTGCTGTCGCCTGCGCGCGTTGACAACTTATTCCACGAAATGGGTCACGCCATGCACTCGATGTTAGCTCGTACCGAGCATCAACATGTGACGGGTACGAGGTGCTCCACAGACTTTGCCGAGGTCCCCAGCGTACTCATGGAGTACTTTGCCAGCGATCCGCGCGTGCTGCGAACCTTCGCCCGCCACTTCCAGACTCACGAGCCCATTTCGGAAGATATGCTTAGGCGGCTGTGCGCCTCCAAGCACCTCTTTGCTGCCAGCGAGACGCAGCTCCAGGTGTTCTACTCAGCCTTGGACCAAGAGTACCACGGAGCAGGGGCCCAGAAGGATGGCAGCAGCACGGAGACTCTGCGCTCCGTGCAGAGCCGCTTCTATGGCCTGCCCTATGTGGAGAACACGGCGTGGCAGCTGCGCTTCTCCCACCTTGTGGGCTACGGAGCCAAGTACTACGCTTACCTCGTTTCGAAGACAATCGCCTCCTGGATCTGGCAGACGTACTTTGAAGCGAACCCCTTTAACCGACAGGCGGGCGAGAAGTACCGATCCGAAATCCTTGCCCACGGAGGAGCCGTCCCCAGCCGGAAGCTGGTGGCAAACTTCCTGCAGCGCGAAATGACGCCCAGCGTGTTGGCCGACAGCCTTATCGCCGAGATTGACGCCGACGAGTTGAAAATCAAGGACCTGATCAGCAGAAGTTAA